tggaagcctgggacacatctggatttattccaagcgtgggaaccccctgccttctatctgattgagccagagggtgtttgtcagctttccctcacctatttggttcttcgtagctgaaggggggtgagagggaaaagcgcagcccctgtttgtgttctcccaaggagcccatcttgctcctttgtgcctcaggccagggcagggcactaaacgccatcagcctcctctgacaagtcacccgtctgcccctccaagacttcttcccatccgccatctcctctgttccaggctgtccgcattcccggaatcgggacttttgcggttgtcagaaagcgagtagccctcagcgagcaggatctggtgatcgtggagagacccgtgtttcgacctgacaaggctgttgtgcaggaccatgagctccgctatggttgcaaagacttccctggtaagcagcgtgaaagcggcgctggcccttgagcagggtgggaaggggtgctgtgctccccagaggtgactgaggggagtaccagccacccaccgcggtcctgccaagagcttcactcgacaaaaccagccggctgtgaaaggaccctgcctagctgtttgttttaaagaatcaccagaggacaatacagctaagagcgcactctctttgtcctgcttcaacaacaggttccctcacagcttccttggtgtggtgtcttctggttccgtgatgcttcaactcttgctccccctttccgctgcactagacctcctccaggcaaatgccggggctcttcccagctccctcagcctccttgcacaggggaaaagcaggggaaacccaggggggtaagacggttccttccaaaagccagtgacggcgacacctgcgccttctagtcactactgcctttggggcagctgttgtgggaccctggggagcacccagagcttggggctgtgtttggggtgcgtttctctctaaagacaaagacagcaccgagtgtgggctggcaccctccagcttgccctgggacctggtgcctatctccccactttgtcccgcagtcactcttcttcccaccaagtgcctaagactctttgtttccctttctgtatcagagaagccacagctgtctgctccgcacctcactgtccactttaagaggaagggacaagccgagcgtctcctcagaggcgctggcccagccaggcagcccagtaccaaagtgttgcctgagggcctggaggctgcagacctttgattgtagcctgcccagcaggtctgcaagctcatgtgttcctcttctcttgtctttcaggccatcaagatttcgaacaactgccgtatgctgagatagcctcagagaacgctgtctctgagggcaccgtgcagctctacatggaaaggaccacgcaccttttccatgcctacctagagaacaggaagaacgttgccatcatctggagggacgtgggcatgctgattgccgagggaaaagagataaaaaagagattttacttacactttttggaaaggctgaatggcactggcaagatgctgcaagctcttctcgaggtaggattttcactttcccagccccactcctgctgcttctgaaatgctttctgggggctgctttcccctggccgaccatgccttgttcagtcacctgggctcctggagctctagagcacagcaggctctctgcagagcacctccctggcgtgcaatggcctggctttgcaagagccacccccagaggagctgcactttgcgagaaaaggccggcgttgatggcggggagcgctgcgtgccccactctgggggccgggagcagaggcacaggcagagcaaggcttgctgagcccagagcccttgggcggctctggctctttgctggcgctgggctgaggcggagcga
This is a stretch of genomic DNA from Patagioenas fasciata isolate bPatFas1 chromosome 19 unlocalized genomic scaffold, bPatFas1.hap1 SUPER_19_unloc_1, whole genome shotgun sequence. It encodes these proteins:
- the LOC139826632 gene encoding coiled-coil domain-containing protein 81-like, which codes for MARQLFLQPHLSPTIEKLERYEFAKIWASTSYHLSLQLALHQAVRIPGIGTFAVVRKRVALSEQDLVIVERPVFRPDKAVVQDHELRYGCKDFPGHQDFEQLPYAEIASENAVSEGTVQLYMERTTHLFHAYLENRKNVAIIWRDVGMLIAEGKEIKKRFYLHFLERLNGTGKMLQALLE